A segment of the Phocoena sinus isolate mPhoSin1 chromosome 11, mPhoSin1.pri, whole genome shotgun sequence genome:
ACTCTATCCTCAGCTTCCACTGCTGCCTTCCTTGCACCCAGCACAGGGTCTCCGGGAGTGGGCACTAAGTAGCCAAGTGAAGGAGTCCGTCTGCACCTCTGCAGCTTTGTGACTAGACAGACTTTACCTGCCTCTGCAGCTGGCTAGCGTTTCACTGGGCAGAGTACATGACAAGGGTTGGTCTGAACCACAGGCTCTGTGAGGCCCCCAGAATTCATTTGGGGACCTCAGGGGTCCTTCAGAAGGGTGGGCCACCCCTTCAAGGATGAAGCCCAGGGCTGGAACCAAGGTCCAGGAAGCCCATATGATGCTGTTCTGGAGAGCAGGTCCTTGGGAGTGAGAGCCCATGGGTGGAGAAAGCCTGATTTTCTGGGTGAAAAGTCCCAGAGGTAGATTGGGGGCTGGGCTGCTTTTCCCTTGAGCAATTTCAGGTACTTCTCTCCTTCCTGACAGCTAAGGATGCTGGGGTGGCAAACGGGTGCTGGACACGAGCCATGCACCAGGCACCCCACTAAGTACTTTACACATCATCTGTCCGATCCCCCAGATGTCTCCCCAGAGTGGACATCATCAACCCCAATACACAGGTGAGGAAATCAAGGCGGGAAAGCGGggagacttgtccaaggtcaccaggCTAGGAAGCAGCACTCAGCTCAGGTGGCTTGCCTGTCCCCGCCTTCTAACATCTCCCGCCCTCCCTGACACCctgaggggaagggaggtggggggaggagtgcTGCAGGTGTCAGATGAGCTCTTGGGAAATGGAGAGGACAGCAGCTGGGGGAATATGTCAGTCAGGGTCCCCCTCGAGGCTGCCCGCAAGGGATCCCTGAGGCCTGAGGGTGCTCCGTCGCTGGAGTAGTCAAAAGAGTCTCCAGcgtcccgccccctcccctccccgacaTCCTCGCTGCCAAATGAAATCTGGCAGCTTCTGAAAATAGCTCAGCGCTGCAGCAGGCGCTCTGCCCGCCCTTCAGCAGGCTGGCACACAGCTGGGGGTGGCCACTGTGGGCAGACGCTGGCACACACCAAGCCGGGGGTGGGTGTCACACACGTAGCGCACCGGGCAGCACAGAGCTGGGGGCACGGGGCAGCTGCCATCCCTTAGCTCCCATGACCTTCCCATGCCTGCTGAGGCCAGGGTGGACCTGAAGTCAGTCTGGCATGTTTACCAGGCCTGAGGCACCCTGTCCAGCAGCAGTGAAATCACTAGTAGGTGTGAGAACATGCCCTTAGGCCACTTTTGTCCACTCATATAGACAAAGAGAAACTCAGAAACAAGGGGAAAATGTCAAAATGTTGTTTACTAATATCTGGATGTAAAACCCAGCAGTGTTTTACAAAAAGTGTGACCACCCTATTTGACGTGGTCTAGGATTTCCCTGCCCATGAGAGAAGCGTAAGGAACCAGCCACAGGCCGGGGGTCAGGCACTTGCCAGGCCCATATCAGGCGTTCAGCACCCTGAGGCTGCCTGGGCAGTGTGGGGCTGGGTGACCCTGGACCAGCAAGGAAGGGGCACTCTCTGCTCTGACTCTGCCAAAGCCAGGACCAGACCCTCTAAGCGTCACACAGCAGCCCTCCGCTGCCTCGGGTCTGACCCGGAGGATAGAAAGAGACCCCTGATTAACGGGGAGCCCTTGGCCCTGCCCCAAGCTCTCCACTCTCGCAAAAGTGCACCAAGAGACAACCCCTGCCATCAATCAAGACAGAGTAGAGGATGAACAGTTAAGGAAAGGCTTTCCTGCCTGGGATCTGGTGAGCAGGTAGGGGCAGGGTAACTGTTTTAGCTTTTGTCACAGTGACatttccaaagtaaaaaaaaagggttaaaaaTACCTCCCACTCGCAGTGAGACGAGAGGCTACTCTTTGAGTGGGGGGTAGTAACAGGATGCTGGGCCCATGGACTCTGTGCAAGGAGAACTCCAAGGACCCTGTGGGATGGGGCTGCAGCAAGACAGGGCTGGACCACCCAGAGAGCCAGGCAGACTGACCCTGCAGCCTCAGGGAGACCAAAGAGGGGTGAGCCTGAGAGAGGCATGCAGCGTGAGGGAGAGCAGCCTCCCCAAGAAGGCACACAGACCCTCGtttgcccctctccctcccttgctcACTCACTCAGCATTCAGAGACGGCAACTCTGTCCCTGGTCACCATGACAACCAGTGGCCGGATGCCGTTCCCAAGGCCAGGCCCATCTGCCCACCCTCCAGGGAGCTGTTTCCACAGAAGAAGGGACGCCCAGCCACAACTCCCAGTGGCCTAGAAGTCTAAGGCCATGCCCAGGGCAGGACAAAGTCACAGTTCATTCAGGCCACTCTGGTCAAAGGCACTGCAGCTGCAGCAGGTGGCTCCCTAGCCCCCAGGTTTTGGCCCTTGTCTAGGGCCTGAACCTGGGCTGGAATTCTGAAGGATCAGGGCCACGTCCCCCCATCCTGAAGTTCCAAGTgacaaattaaaacataataaaaataatccttttgtTAAAAACCATGAGCCTGGGCCCTCTGGGTCAGGGCCTCAGGCCCCTCCATTGTGTCCTCCAGGCTGAGGCCCAGCTTCCCCACAGCCGCATGAGCTACTGATTGTTGCAGCCCTGAGAGGCCGAGGAGCTGCCTGCCTGCTTCTTCCTCCGCTTGTTGAGGAGCCGGTTGTTAGAGGTCTGCAGGTCCTTGATCTTCACCTGGTCATAGTCCACCCGCATGGTTGCCAGGGCACTGGTCATTTCCTCCTGGGGACAgatgtggggggagggcaggTACACTGACCTCAAGAGACATCACCTCCTGCCTGAGTAGCCCCTTAATAATATCAGTGATGGCAGTGACCATCTATGCTGCCTGAGAGCCCCCTGTGTAGCCAGCACTGGGCCCATCCCTTTGCCTCATATGAGCTTCACTCTAGTCCATTGTGGTAGACACTGAGCTTATCCAAAAAGGCACAGAAAGTATAGTGACTCCCTGGGACCATACCAAGGGTAAGTAGGGCAGGGACTTGGACCAATGTCACCTGCTCAGAACCACAAGGCCTGCAGGGGACGCCGTCTTGCTGTGCACCCAGGGCACCAGCGCCTGAAGACTGTGCCCTGGTTGCCCCAGGCTCTGAGCTGCTGCCCCATAGGCTCAAATCTGGCCTCCCCTAAGTCTAAAAGCAGGCTGACCACCCTCCCAAATGTTGCAAATCATAGGAGGGATTATGGCCAAAGCTTGTTCGGTTTGACCCCAAAGCCCCCCTTCACTGAGGGCGTGAGCCAGGAGCACCACCCTGAACGGGGTAGCGCAGCCCAGTGCTCCAAGTGACACGGTCAGACCACGGCTGCAGTCACTGACATAAGGCGAGAGGGGACCGAAGACCCAGGTTCTGGGTGGTCACCACCGTGGAGTCCCTTTTTCCAAAACCCTGCTACTTGCAGGGAGGCTGAGGGAGAGTCCACCCACCTTGACTTCATCCCAGTGGTCTTTGTCCTCCTGCAGCACTCGGGCTGTGTGGAGTGGAGTCTGTGGCACCACCATCGATTGCTGGAAGGAGCCCCAGGCCCGTGGATCAGACCCTGCAGGCACCCGGGACAACACTGGctgccctaccccaccccctttctTCCAGTCTCAGATGGGGAAACGGGGACTCAGGGAGGTGAAGGAGCCTGACATGAGTGGTGGCAAAGGCAGGTTATAGGTGGGGCACTACCACACATCTGTGGCCCACGGCAGGGACTCCGGAGCCGTCACTCTTCTGGCAGCCCTGCTCAAGCTCATCACCCTGCCCACCATAGAATGAGGTGGCACTCACGTTGATCCAGGGATGGTTCATGAATTGTGTGATGGTCAGCCTCTCTGTGGGGTCTGTCTTCAGCAGGAGGCGGATCAGCTGCTTGGCtagtgatgagaggggagtggTGAGGCTGCGAAGTTCCTCAGAGCCAGTCCCCCCCTCCCAGAGACCACCAGCTCTGCacacactcccaaattcctaacccACAGAAACACCACCAGCTCTGCACACGCTCCCAAATTCCTAACCCACAGAAACAGTGAGCTAATAACCGTTCCTTGTTTTAAGGCATTAAgtgtttggggtaatttgttaggCAGCAATAGATAATTGATATGAGGCAGACTTGTTTGTGGTCTCCAaagggaaaatatgaacaggagTTAGAGGAAGTTTTGAGGAGGCAGGTTTTGAGCCCATTTGGCTCAAATatagaaactgaggttcaaaaagGTTAGGTGACTTGCCTAGGACCACAAAGCTGGGATGTTGGGGAAGCTAGGATCTGAATACAGGTCGGTTTGACACCAAAGTGTTCTCTCCCAGAAGGAAGGCTTATGGGGTCCAGTGGAGCAAGATGGGGCAGAGATTCACTCACCATCCTCAGAGACCTCTGACCACTCAGGATTGGGGAAGCCATACTGGCCCAGGCGGATCCTCCTCTTCATCCCCGGGGAGATGGCCTGGCCCGTGTTGGAGTAGAAGGGCGGGAAGCCGCATAGGCTAGGGGAGGGCAGAGGTTGTTCGGCACAGGTGTGGGGGAAGCGCCAGGGTGGACCCATTCTCCTCCCCCAAGACCCTGACTGGGGAGACAGGCAGCCAGACACCAAGGCAATAATACCAGCCCTCAGAACTCTGGTGTTCATCCCAGGACCACCATATGCCCTTGGCATGGGGAAGCCTTCAGGGAGCCTGAAGAAGAGGTGTCCCATGACCAGAAGGGAAGGGCAGCCTCCTTGAAGAGTGACCTGCTCAAGCCCCTCACCAAGGATGGCGGGGGCAGAAGTGGTTCTGAGGGTACACGGGGTTGCAGGAGATGGATGGTACTCACAGGATGTACATGATGACGCCCAGGGACCACATATCACATGACTTGTCATACTTCTCTGGACCCAGGACCTCAGGAGCTACCAGGGCAGAGAGCACAGGAGGGGCCTCAGTCCCAAGGGTCCTCAAGCCCAGGCAGGAGCCTAAATCCTGGACAAGGTGGAGAGCAGGTGCCCAAGCTGGGGGATGGGGCAGAGCAGATTGGTGTCTGGCACCTTCTGGGAAGGCGGCATGTGTGTGAAGTTGCGGGAGGAAAAGAAGCTCCCAGATAAAATAATCCCAATTTAGACTGGGCTGTAAGAAATGATAGCCTCCTAGCTACTTTGGGCCATCTCAGTCTTggtgtgggaggagagggagaggagggcagtCTGGGGTTCGATGGGGTCCTACCGTAGGTGAGAGGGCCTCAGCCCACCAGCTGCCCTGTGTCCCTTGCCACCTGAATGTACAGCCGAGGTCATGGGTAAGGAGGGGCCACGGCCAGGGCTCTGGGTTCCACTGTCAGCCTGACTACCATCCCATGGGGCCTTGGTCTTCCCATCTGTTCAATGAGATGGGTAGGCCGGAAGATTTCTAAGTCAAAATACTGCAAAACATGTTCTGGTAAACAGAGTGCCATTCCAGCTGTCTCAGGGGGCTTCCCACCCCTTAAACAGCTCTTGGAAGGCTTATCCTGAGGGAGAAGAGCTCTCTGTAAAACGAGTCATCACCCCACTCTCTGGGAAGGGGCACTTTCAGCAGGGACTTCTCCAGATCTGGGGGCTGCCCGCTCACAGAGGAGCAGGGAGCTTTTCCAGGAAGCGTGGGTATGTGTACAACCCCGGGTCCCATCCATGCCCTCACCTAAGGGACCCTCTCCCACAAGGCAGGTGGCTGGTACCCTGCATCCCTCTAATGTAGGAGGAAATGCCTGCCCACTTTCTGAATATGACTCCCAGGAAGATAAAAACCAGAGAAAAACAACCGCAGTTGGGCTCCATCCCAAGCTGATGGCAGCCTTTTATCACGTATATATTTAGAGCCGCTGTGATGTCATTCAGCTCACAGGCCACAGCCAGAATTTTCCTGGATCTATTTTCAAAAGCAGAAGCTGAAGTTTGGGAGAATATTTTTGCAACCTCCGGCCCCCCAGTCACCGCCTCCTCGCAGACAgaatcctcccctccctcctcactggGCTTTAACCCTTTGGCTTCTGCACCCTACTGGCTGCCCCATACCACAGCAGGGTGAGGCGGGTGTGGTAAAGAGGTACAAACCATATCCCAAGGACTCACCCACATAATAGGGAGTGTAGCAGGGAGTCTGCAGGGCATTTTGGGTGGTCTCCTTGGCAAAGCCAAAGTCAGTGAGCTTGAGTACCCCATCTTTCTCCTTGGACGTGTAGAGCAGGTTTTCAGGCTGggccaggaaaagaaaacattagtCTGGAGTTAGGCACCAGGTGGGGGCAGAATCTTCCCTCATCCAGATTGATGCAGGAGGAGCCAGGTCCATCTCACTAAAAAGACCTGGGTCTTGGCAACCAACAACATGGGCCAAATATGGAGGAGACTAATGTGGCTGAGAGGTGACACCTCATCTcacagaggggaaactgaggcagttgTTCAACCAAGGCTGCAGATAACCGAGTGCCATGGAGAGCCCAGGGGCAGGAAATTCTGAGCTTGAGTTGGTGATGCTGCCTTGAGATGCCAAAATGAGGGTTCCGGGGGAAGGTGGGCTGCAAGCGAGCCAGTGCTGCCAAGCACACAGCCTGTACCCAGCCCAGAATGAGCCTGCAGGACAGCCCCCCTGAGGTTGCTCCGGGAGCTAAGACCCCAGGAGCTGCACAGAGGCCATCTTTcctggttgcagagcacagagagTCTGAGGGATGAAGGCAGTGGGGAATCTGCATGGAGGAGGCAGCCCTGAAGCTGGTTTTTAATGAATGTGTAGGACCTAGGCCCATGGAGAGGAGCGGCAGAGCTGGGgtagaaggatgggtgttagatGGAGTTCCAGTTTGGAGCCAGTGAAAGCTATTTCTCAGGTCCTGTTTGAGATGATGCAACCTTGGACTGGGATTAAAAACAGGGAAGCAGTTTTGGTCTATACAAAGGAACCTTCTCCGCAGAAGGCTTTTCTCCgattgggagaaaaaaaggaagccagGGCCAAAATAAAGCAATGgtttattttgcaaaataaagcAAAGGTGAGACTGTTGCGGCTCCTCGTGTATCCAAAATCAAAGAATAACTGTATGGGTTGGCAGTAGTCAGCCAGAGGAAGAACCTGATGCAGCAGCTGGGCCCTCAGGTCTCCTCTGCCCAGTCTTAGGAGGAAATAAGCCTGGGGGTGTCATGCTCTAAGTGTGGGCCTGAGGGCCCAGGAGTTGCAGATTCTACTCTGATGGTGGCTGGCACATgcaagtgtgtgcatgtgtgtatgtaaggCTGCCTCGGTTTGCATTTCATCCATCTGATCTTGATCACCTGTAAGAGTCAGTCCTCCCTGGATAGGAAGTTTGGAGAGAACATCTCTCAAGCCCATCCACTGGAAGGGCAAGCAGGTCCAGCAACTGGGATTACCTCTGCTCCTTcatccagtgcccagcacatggcTTCTTTCCCCTAAAATGTTGACATTAGAAGGCTCCACCTATGGAAACTGTGGCTGTTACTTCACGGAAGCCCCAACATTGTAAGGCAGCCCCTTCCTGAGGCCTGGCATATTGTCACCACAAAATCcttgctgaatgaacaaatgaatgcacGAATCCCAGTGCAGCAACTGCACAGCCTTGAGCAAGACaatctctctctgagcctcggtttcatctgtcaaatgggtaATGGCACCCATCTCACAGGGCTgggtgaggattcaatgagatgcTTATCAGGACTACTGGCTTGAAGTAGGCATTCAATTATTCTTATGGCTATTGGGATTATACAGTGTTTGAAGGAAACAAGGAGACCCATCTGGCTAGAGCAGAATGAATATGCTGGAACCATGGGAAAAAAGGCTGAGAAGAGCAGTCTTGGCCAGGGGGAAGAGGCCTTGAATGCCAACCAAGGAACGTGGCCTCCATCTAGTGGATGCTGGGACCATTGAGGGTTGTGGATGGTACTCTTTTCCCGGGTCTCCGAACCTGGATCCTGGAGCCTCACCTTGACATCTCGGTGGGCAACGTTCCAGCTGTGCAGAAACTGGATAGCGGTGCCAATATCCCGCATGATCTCTGCAGCTTCTGCAGACAGAGATAGAGGAGAGGGTCACTGATGTCAGTCAAGGATCAGGCAGCCTAGGGGGCCCCACCCATCATCCCTCCTGGGAAAGCACAAGGTGGTGCACTCCTCCCACCCAGGGCCCCCATCCCATACCCATACCCTGGTCACCCTAGTTTCCTTTGGGGATGCCCTCATCTCATTTGGGGCTCTTTCAGCGGGCCTGGGCTACCTCTCCCCAGCTCAACTGTTGGTTGGCACCAAGAGGCATGGAGTCCTCCATCCCAAGGCCATGGAGAGCCCATCTCTGGCAAAGTGTCACAGACTCACAGAACCCCTTGGGAGATAAACACTCTGTCCCACCCTCTCTTAttcagctggggaaactgaggcacaaagaggagCAGGGCCTTGCCCAGCATCACACAGAAACTCTGTGTGAGCCATCTCAGCCCAAATCCCCAGTGCAGCTGCACGTACACACCTCTCTCAGTGAAAGCTTGGTCGCCACGCTCCTGAATCCTGCTGAACAACTCACCGCCTTCCATGCTATTAGAGAAAGTGGGCAGGGAGGTGGAGAATCAGGCATCAACCTGCCCCCACCCCGAGCCATGGGCTCAGGCCTCCAGCCCTGCTGTTCTTCTCCTGGGGAACGGTCACCTTCAGCCTCCCTGTGCCTTGCAGAGCCTGGTGCATGGTGGGCTGTTGGCTTGGGTGGGTTTAACTCAACTCTTAGAACTAGGGGAGGATCTTAACCAGGGAGCACCTGTGTTCCCAGGGGCACTGACCCTACCTGGCAGCCCCACCCTCATCCAGGTTTCCCCAAGTGAGGAAGGAGATGTCAGTTATCATCATCATGGCCACtgttttctgagcacctactgtgtgctgtgcCCTGGGCAAACCCTTTGTGTGCACTGCTGTGTAATCCTGGGCTGGTCCCTTCATCTCTCAGTGCCTcaccttcctcttctgtaaaacagggattaTAGCACCAACGTCACAGAGTTGTGAAGATTGATTCAGGAATACACATAGAGCACTTAGAATGAACAGGGTGAATGCTACATCAAGATCTCCCTCCACATTTTACATGGGAGTTACAGCGATTCAGAGAGGTTAgcagttgcccaaggtcacacagctagtgggtggcagagccaggatctgaaccccAAATCTGACTCAAGAGCTGCTACACTGTGGGGTGAGGGGGAACTTTAAAGGCAGACAGGGAGGAGCTGGAGGCCAAGACACAGGGCCCAGGGTCTGAGGAAGGTTAGGGTTGAGCGACAGTGCTCATGGGAGAAGCCCAGGGTGGAGAAAGCCGCTGGCTCCTGGATCTAGGCCCTGATCACCCAGCACCTGGTGGGGCCGTGGGAGCACCAATCCAGGTGGGAAGGAGAAAGCTGAGGGGACAGTGTACTTCCCACTCTTCCCcacatctctcccccaccccctacaTTCAGCTCTTCCAGCCCCTCCTCACAGAGTGGAAATCATACCCAGGGAGGCCATATTAGAGCCCCTGTGGATTCCTTCCCACCCTTGCAGGAAGGCCCTTGTGGCCAGCTGTGCAGGTCCGCGACCCTTCAGAGGCTGGCGGGGGGCCTCCCAGAGATGCTATCTGAAGAACAGAGACAGCCCCTAAAGAATGGCGGGAGCCTGGGGGCCACAGGGGTACTAATGAGGCGCTGAGGCAGGGTGGGCCAGCATACCATTCCATGACGATGAGGAGACAGCGTTTGCTGTGATGCATGTTCTCATACACATCCAGGATGCGCACAATGTGGGGGCCGCCTGAGGCTTTCCAGTGGTGGTCCACCTCCTGCCGGGCCTTGGGGCTGTCATACAGGAGCTGAGGGCAGGTAGGCACAGAAGGTTGTCAGGCCTAAAATCCACTTCCCCAGAAGCCACCCAGTAGTGCCATTGCCCTCACTTTGCAGACAAGGACACGTAATCTCAGAGAGGCCTGTGACCTGCCTAAGGTCCCCCAGCTTATGAAGGGCAAAATGAGGATTCACATCCAGGTTTTCCTGATTGGTGGTCCAATGAGCCTCTGGACCTGATTGAGGGTCAGCTTCAAGCAGCTTAGCTGGTAGCTCAGGAAGCCCTGAAAAGTAGCTGAAAGCTTGGAAGGACTCAGAGGCCAGAGAAGCCCCTGCCTCCCTTCTTGGGGACAGCAATTGAGGTGGAAATTGAGTGGACTTCATAGTCAAATCACGCATCATCTGTGAGACCCCAGGCCAGGAGCCACACATCGCCAGAGCCTCATTTTTACAGTGAGATGGCATGAGGGTTTGTGGACCAGAGGTAGAGGTTGGCAGAAAGGAGGACCCTGCTCGAGTGAAGTGACCGCCTGGCGGGGTGAGGTCTGGGCTTGGAGCTAAATTCCTCCAATGACTCACTGTGACCTCAAGCTAACATTCACAGCTCCAAGCCACAGCCCACaactctgtaaaatggagtaataATAGTCATCCCCACAGGATACATCACATCAAGGCAGGCAGCACGTGGGTGGGCATCATGATCCTTGTTCAGGTTAACTCAGCCCTGGGCTGTGGCTGTCAACCTTACAGCCAATCACCGGAAATGAGCAAGACCCTGAAGTGGTCATGCTCAGAGGAGGTGCAGGGGGTGGAGACGTCAGCCTGCAGGGTGAGGTGGCCCAGAATGGGGAGAGCAGGGACAAGCCATCCCCCGAGTAAGGCTGCTCACATTTGCTTCCTGGCTGAACAGGGCTgaagaccagggctggaacccaagATAGGCTCAGACCAGCTCCATCTTGCTCAGTACCCGCCGGACCCTGGGCCACCCTGGGCCTTGCTTTCTTCTCCTGCAGGATGGTTTCCCCTCTGCCAGGGCATGTGTGGGCAGGCTCTGGGACCAAGCTCTCTAGGCAAAGATCAACTGGGGCAGAAACGAATCCCTGCATCTGCTTGACCCTTGGTCTCTGGAGCTTGACCCTAGTGTGGGGTGCAAGGAGCTGGGCAAGCCCCTCCACCAGCTCCGGGGTTCCTTCTCCACTAACCAGTCCAGAATGGGGGTGTGCATGGAGACGGCTGCAGGCAGACACTCCCAGCCTGGAAACCATGGATCCCTTGCTCGTGCTGCCTTTGCCTCCTCTGTTCTGCCCACACAGCTCCCAAGTACCGGCTTCTTACTTAACAGCACTGTGGGTGAGGCTTGGTCACCCCCACTCACCACATCAGCTCCCCCCACCACACTGTGTCCTGAGGTGACTCAAGCCACGGGCACCTCAGGCTTTAGCCACAGGACCAAAGATGCACCATCCTCCCTGCCTGCTCTGTCCTCTCTGCACCCCTTCTCTGCTTGGCCTCCTAACActtctccctgcctcctgccacctcctccctAGCCCACCTGACCATGTCCTGCCAGGGCCCCCAGGCAGGCTCCTGGACCCTCTCCTCACTCTGCCCTGCTTCTGGTACCCAACCCCGATATCAGggtcctctcccttctctcctaaAATCCCAAGCTCACAGCTGAAATGCTTTCGGTGGGGTCCTCAGCCCTACCTCTTTCTCTCTGGTCCTTTACTACCTATCCCCACCCCCTAGTGCTCTGTATAAAGGCCACCTCCTCGCCTGGCATCCAGAGCTCGTCTTCCTCTCTCAGCTCATTTCCTGCTACCCTGGCCCCAGAGCACTTGATTCTGGTCAGAGTGATGTATGTTCTGATCCCAAATAGGCCTCACTCTCTGCCTACGCCAGGTGCACTCTTGCTCCATCTCCTCTACTGGGCTAACTCCCTTTTTCTGAGGAAGGTTCTGGTGTCAGTTCAGACGTCTCCTCCTCTGGAAAGTGCTCCCAGCACCTCCCTCAGTGGTTTTTGCCTCTGTACCTCCACCAGGCTGGAAGCAGCTTGAAGGTACAGACAGGTCGGGATTACCTGGGAGTCCCCGGCTGGGGTCTGGCAGAAAACACTGGGCTCCTGAACAAACAAAGGATGGGATGATGGGCATGGGGCTGGAAGGAGACAGGGGtgtgaaagggaagggaagaggacgATGGATGGCCTGAGCCTGCACCTTGTGCTTTGctgaggaggagaagcaggtggaGCTGTCCTGAGCTGGAGCCTCTCAATGCCTCCCACCCTACTCAGTCCATATTTAGGATCCCATTTACCACATGGATTAAAATAGTCCTTCTCTGAGTGCCAAGGCTCTGAGAACAGgcacaggggtggggagagaactgCCCctagaaaacacaataaatgccTCCAGGTCTCTCTAAAGGGGAGATTACAGAGCCCTGCACCTGGGCCCACCCAGGGCCAGCTGCCAAGAAATCTCCAGGGCTGTCTCTCTTGATCTCTCAGGGTGACCTTGAGTGCATCCCCAAACCTCTTAGAGGCTCAGTGTTCTCATCTTTCTTCCCCCCTGCCAAAGTCTTCTCCTCTCCTAGGAGTACCCCCAAAGACACCTCCTctcagaagccctccctgacaACCTATCTAAAGAGGACCTCGAGGGTCCTTATTCTCCCCTCatcctttattttactttctttctataTATGCTTGTTTATTGAGGTACACTTTACATACACAGATCTCAAGAGTCcagttcaatgaattttgacaGTTGCATACACCCTGTGACCCACACCCCATCAAGACAGAAAATGTTGCCAGCTCCTCAGAAAGCTCCCGCATCATcacccttttttcctccctcctgtgCATCACTTGCTCACGACCTACAATTAACTTGTTCCTTTGATAACTctttaaacaaacacacacatatagatgTTACACTTTCAGTATGCCTGGCTCTGTTCTGAGCACTTGATAAACATTAGGAGGAAGGGACTTTATTACCACCATTCTTTAGctgaggaactgaggcacagcGAGGTGAAATAACCAGCCCCAGATTATGCAGCTGTTTCCCCAGTCAGGCTGGCATTGTGCTGCCTCTGGCCTCAGACTGTGGACCCCCAAGGGCAGGGCCAGTCTGCCTGGTCACCTCTGGGTCCCAGTACTGGCACAGAGCACTGGCTCAGATAATATCTGTAGATTTCATGAACAAATCTATGAAGTGGGGATAAAGGGAAGAAACCCTCACAACCCATCATGAGGAGAGAACAAGATTAAATTGAGGACCCAGGAAGGCTCAACAAATGAAAGACATGACAACCTGGACAGACTTCCTCCCCACTGTACCTAACCTACCCTCCCTGGTGAACTTTACCTCCTCTTCCAAGGAGCCCATCCTGACTCCTCCAGCCCACAAGGCCATTGCTACAAGTTGGCTTCATTCATGCAAGTATATGAGGCTTCATTATCCTTCACGAAAGGTGTCCCCCAGCAAGAGCCCCATCTTCTCAGGCATGGGAATGAGCACAGGGCTAAGAGACAGGAGCCCCAGGTTCTACTCTTATTCTCAGTGTGACCTGGGGCTGGTCCTttgcctctctgtgtctctgtttccctTGTGTTAAGATGCAGGGCTTGGGCTAGACTGGGGGGGATGGGAACCAC
Coding sequences within it:
- the MAPKAPK3 gene encoding MAP kinase-activated protein kinase 3 isoform X3; translation: MYFLSLFHVQAPSWAGSRPIRGGVAALKLPCPSLTQHPHSCRACAPARPALCRQGSALQGAWPAPAEGDCQCQPQFLWLPSPLRQRLAERRGPAPPCGLRNQGQPSLRSSGGHSRWPRTRQAGASSERPAGAMDVETAEEQGGPAPPPGAPCEPCSAGTPALVGRREPKKYAVTDDYQLSKQVLGLGVNGKVLECFHRRTGQKCALKLLYDSPKARQEVDHHWKASGGPHIVRILDVYENMHHSKRCLLIVMECMEGGELFSRIQERGDQAFTEREAAEIMRDIGTAIQFLHSWNVAHRDVKPENLLYTSKEKDGVLKLTDFGFAKETTQNALQTPCYTPYYVAPEVLGPEKYDKSCDMWSLGVIMYILLCGFPPFYSNTGQAISPGMKRRIRLGQYGFPNPEWSEVSEDAKQLIRLLLKTDPTERLTITQFMNHPWINGLIHGPGAPSSNRWWCHRLHSTQPECCRRTKTTGMKSRRK